The window ATATGGATGTTCTGGTAAGATTGAGAAGAGGTCAGGTGGTCGTAAAGTACATTAGTAACTACAATAAGCTTAGCTGTTTTTTAGTCAAGAAAAATAGACTTCCAAGGAGATGTGGTAGATAACAAAATAATAGATGGAAGATAAACTGTTAGTGTGTAAAGATTATTGGAATTAAATTGAGGTGAATCTGGGAACATGAAAATATGCAAGCATAGAAATAAGCGAGACATCATTTTATTTTCCCTTTTGGAGACAGTCATTCTCCTCTTTGCCAACATAGTAATTCAGACACACACCGATTTCCTGTCACCAACAccatttattgtgcaccaaaggaaaagtCTGCTCCCACGGtctacagtcaggtagtcttaaCCTCAGGACCTACAACTCTGGTCAGGCTAAAGTTACAGGCTTAAGAACCTCTGCTGGCTGCTTCCTATAAGACAGCtcgtactccacaaagcccatggATAGATCTATTAATGATTTTCCCATGGCTGTCATAACAGGCTGATACCACAGTGTACATGTGTCTTGTGATcacaattcattttgatcaattttggggagtcagtgactaatttcccagatttcactTCAGCTCTTGAACTGGCTTTTAAACGGGGGCTTTTAGGACAGATTTTATTACCTGGTTACTGATGATTGGGGTGTTGAGGATCATGATGGTGCTGCTCTGTGGCCGTATGGGACAAGAACAGCTGGTATTCCCAAACAAATTTGTGAGAGTGTTTGGTGTATGCTTCTCAAACATTGATAAACCCAAATAATTCACttaaatgtaaaataaaacatAAATGTACAGTTGCAAACTTTAAGAGGAACCTAATTTGCTGATGACTAAATTCAAAAGCAACAACTTCCACAATTTGCACTTCTTTGAGAAAATATATTAATGACTACTCAACTGTGTAAACCACATTTGAACTATGTGTGAAATGAACGTGACCTATTGTATTTGGAAAGGGAAATTATTGGGAAAacatctgagggacagaattaatctccacttggagaggctaggattaatcaaggatagtcaacatggctttgtcacgAGGAGATCACATCTAACAAATTTCATTGAAGTTTTGAGTGAGTGACTagttgtgtagatgagggcagtacactTGAGGTAgtctacatgggcttcagtaaagcttttgacaGGGTCCCACATtggagactgatcaagaaggtaacagcccagagatccagggcaatttggcaaattggatccaaaaatgACTTAGTAGCAGGAGGCAGAGGTTGATGGTCCAagattgtttttgtgactggaagcctgtgtccagtggtgtactgtAGGAATCGGTGTTGAGTCCCTTGCTATTtgcagtgtacattaatgatctaaacAGGAATGTGGGGGGATATTATCAGTAAGTAGCAAAGAGGaaaaaccttagattacaggatgatatagatgggcCGGTCAGATGTGCAGAAAAGtgaaaaatgaaatgaaacttttaaagtgtgaggtgatgcatgttgAGAGGACCAACAATGTAAGGGAATAAAACAATGAATGGCAGAATGCTAGCAAGTAcaagagggatcttggtgtgcatgtccaaagatccctggaGGCAGCAGGACAAGTAGATATAAtgtttaagaaggtaaatggattgcttgactttattagccaaggcataaaaTATGAGAGTGGTATAAAACTCTCgttaggtcacagctagagtactgtgtgcatttctggttgccacactataggaaggatatgattgcactggaaatggtgcagaggagattcacgaggatgttaccagggctggagcgtttcagccaagaagagagactggttaggctggggtggtTTTccacagagcagagaaggctgagaggggacctgattgaggtgtacaaaattatggggAACGTAATGGgaataaacttttccccttactggagggatcaataaccaggagcacagatttaaggtaaggggcatgaaatttagaggggatttgaggaaaaacttcttcacccaggaagtggtgggaatctagaactcactgcctgaaagggtgatagaagaAGCATTAATATGTGCACCAGCACCACAGCACACAAGacaacggaccaagtgctggaaaatgggattaagtgCTTGTTGGCcccgcagacacgatgggctgaagggtctctgtgCATAAAACTAATAATTTGCGAAATCTCCAATTGTACAGTATTTGAAATGAAATCTTACAGTACTATAGCCTCTCTCctaaataaataaaactgaatATCGTATTTCACGGCACAACCCAAGCAATGTATCAACTTAATTCCCACAAGCAGCAACTTACTAACGTCCATTCTCAACCAATGACAAGCTGCAAGATCACATGACAGCACACGGGTCACATGACTCAGTGAGATGGCTGCGCTGGTGGTAAGATGTGTGTTGCTGCTTCTCTGTTTCGTCCGGGAAACCGTCTCATGGAATCGGAATGGCTCGGAGCCAACACCGGTTGTCATTTGGCACGGCATGGGTAAGGCAGCGGCAAAATAACATTAAGTCGATTTATAAACGCAATTAACTGGGAACCAGCCGGTCACGGAAGCACCGTGACTGTTTCTATCGCCTCTCCCGTTCACTGACCGCGGTCGCAATCGGTTTTTGAATTAGATGTTTGTGTATTTCATTTCTCGTTTTGTGTTTTGGATACGTTTTCCACATTTGGTGTAAATCGTTGATTCAAAATGCTCGAAAGAGAAGTGCACTTTTTAACCTACTTTGAAGTTTAAAAGATAACTGCTTCTAAAAGCTCTTCATAAAGGGAATTCTGTTAAAGCTGCCTCGTGGGATCAAGTCAGGCAAATCCTATTACTGTATAATGAAGCGACGCAGTAAAAGTGAAAGCGATCTTTGTTTAAAACAGGGCAACAAAAAAATCTAATCTGGTCAATTTTTTGGgctgcacagtgattagcactgctgcctctgcgccagagacccaggttcaattctggcctcgggtgactttgcgcgttctcccccttGTGTGCGAgtttctctgggtgttccggtttcctcccacagcctgaagatgtgcaggttaggttgcttagccatgctaaattgccccttaatgtcaggggtaagtatgtggggttacggggctaagaTGTGGGTggggtttgttgttggtgcaggctcgatgggccaaatggccgcttgcaccgtagggattctatgaacatttatTGAAAGAACGCACTATTTGCATTACAGTTTGGAAAGTATGTGCAGTATTTCTTGCCATAAAAGCAAGCATGAAGTAtatattttaaaagggattgataaatgtagaccaaatgtttcctcttatggggcaatctagaacaagaggtcacaggtataggttgagaggcggtagatttaaaactgagatgaggtggaactacttctcgcagagggtggtgaatttgtggaactcgctgccccatagcgcggtggagtctgaatcattgaatggtttcaaggagatagatatattccaAACAaaataaggggttatggggacctgttggggaagtggatttgagaccagggagagatcagccatgatctaattgaataacggagcaagctcgaaaggctgaatttgcctacttctgcttctaattcccatgttcctatgtaAGAGCAGCATTTTGCTGTTTGTTTTTTCCAAATGTGATGCACTGACAACTCAAAATGCACCTTTATAATTGGCATTTGATTCTACCCTGACCAACTGGTAAACTTCctcaaacaaaaaaaacccagtctccattactcagagagtggttagaatggggAACCTGCTACCACATTGAGTGATtgaggtaagtggtactgatggTTTCAAGGGGAGGTCAGAAAGTACACGTAGGCATGTATTACATGTAGTACACAAATGGGTTTAGAGATGGAGTAGGACGGAGGAGGCTCATGTCAAGTGTGACCACCGACATAAATCACTTGGGCCAGTTTCTCTGTTAAATTCTATTTAATGTGTTGGATTAGCTGTTCTGTTTGCTGTACAAATTGTTTATATTTTAGGTGATAGCTGCTGTAATCCTCTCAGTATGGGATTTGTCAAGAAACTGGTGGAACAAGAAATCCCAGGAATTTACGTTTTATCCTTGGAAATTGGAAATACCATTGCTGAGGTGCGTCTGAATGAAGGATAATGAGCTGAAATGGATCATAATTGTGATGTAATATTTTGAACACTGTTTTTACAAAATAATTCTATCACTCCTGGCACCAGTGCAACATTATTGAATTACTTAATATATACGATTTGGTACTGCAGCGATCTTAACAGTAGCCCTGCTTTACAGCTTTGCTTGGATTTGATAAATGCTTTTCTAAAGAACAGATTCACTCCCAATCCATTTTGAATAGTGTGATTAAATTGGGTTCTTCATGAATGCGTACTTGAGCTAGGTACAGTAGAGTATACATTGAGATACCTTCAGAAAGAAAAAAATGGAGACAAAATAATTTTAATGCGATCTCTTTCTAGCCAATGGTTGTTGTTTATGTTTGAATCTATAGTTTGTGTGGGCTGAGTTTTGACAGTGGAGAGTATTACATAACACAGTCTAATGCTGTCCTCATCTTTCATCCATATTTGCACAAATATAGGGTGACACActggtcagcaccgctgcctcacagcaccagggactcgggttcgattcctggctcgggtcgctgtctgtgttgagtttgtacattctctccgtctctgtgtgggtttcctctagtgttccggtttcctcctacaatctgaaagacgtgctggttaggtgcattgacctgaacaagcgccgagtgtggcgactaggggaatttcacagtaacttcattgcagtgttaatgtaagccttacttgtgacaaataaagaacaacaaaagaaattacagcacaggaactggcccttaggccctccgcctgcaccgaccaggctgcccgacccctgaactaaaatcccctacccttccggggaccgtatctctctcttcccatcctattcatgtatttgtcaagacgccccttaaaagtcaataaAGAACAatcaaacttttactttaaatctGATACAAGGTACATCATGCAATTAGGAGTAAGATCCTCAGATGATAGAGCTCAGAGCATTCATAAAGATTGTGATATTAAATCACAATTATCTGGCCTAATAACACCAAGGCCATAGTAATCTGACTGAGAATAGCTAACAGTACAAACAGGAAAGTGAACCTCTGATCTCCTGTCCTTATGGTTCAATATCATACGATAATCAAAACATGGTTTaagtatcagatcagtcatgatctcactgaatgacagAGGAGActggatggcctacttctgctactGCATCTCATGTTCTTATGGACAAACCAGGAATGAAGTTATTAGACCCAAAATGTTAAGACAAAAATTCAATGCTAAATATCACAAGAAATGTtgatttttcaaaaataaagaaCTTGTCTAGAATTGAGTGCAGTCTCTCACAAAAATCTCTATACATTGAAAACTTTTCTTAGGACATGGAGAACAGTTTCTTCATGAATGTAAATGACCAAGTTGCACTGGTGTGTAATATATTGTCCAAAGACAAGAAACTACAGAATGGATACAATGCAATGGGTTTCTCTCAAGGTGGTCAATTTCTGTAAGTATGACCAAATGGATCTACAGGTaattaattatatattttttgaaatgcagttgAAGGGTGGTTTTGCCAATTTTTTGACAATTTTCTCACTGCTGGTTTGCTATTTGTTATAGGAGGGCTGTGGCACAAAGATGTCCTTCTCCTGCCATGGTAAAACTAATCACATTTGGAGGCCAACATCAAGGTAATATTTATTGGTGCAGTGTACTCAATCCAAGTTTACATTTATTCAAATGTATAATTTTCAAAGGTTGAAATTCTTACATTGTTTTAAGGGTTCAAAATCAAACCATTGgagatttaaaaatatatatatacaccgATATTGGGATCAGAGCTTTGAATAAACTACATCAAATCTTAACTGAATATTTCATATTCCCCAAAGGACTTCCCTTCAATCAAGATTGATTTCAAAATGTGGAAAGAAAAATCATTTTGTCTTCGTTTCAGACTAAGCTTGGATTTTGTTTCTCTTCCTCCCCCATTAGGAGTGTATGGTTTACCCCACTGTCCTGGAGTGAGTTCCCACATCTGTAACTGGATAAGAAAAATGCTGAACTTGGGTGCTTATAGTAGCCCAATTCAAGAGCAGTAAGTACAGCAGCGTTAAGAGCTGTTATGATAACCCTGTCTTGCATGTtgtttaccacagggatctgtgatgGACCCcgtattattcatcatttatataaatgatgaccaTGTGGGGGTagaattagtaaatttgcagatgacacaaagattggacgggtggttaacagtgaggctacaAGAAGATCCaagtcttgggctacaagaagatctcGATGgaatggtgaaatgggcagaaaagtggcagatggaatttatcccaaagtgtgaggtgatacactttggaaggggtaatttgacaagaaagtactcgatGAATGGTAGACACTggtaagttctgtggaacaaagggaccttggcgtgtttgtccacagatctctgaaaagggtggtgaaaaaggcatatgggaaacatgcctttatcaattgaggcatagattacaaaaacagggaagtcatgttggagttgtgtaaaactttagtgaggccacagctagagcactgtgtgcagttctggttgcactgaaggaggtgcagaggagattcgccaggatgttgcctgggatggaacatttaagttatgaagagaggttgcgtaagcttgggttgttttattggagcagagaagacttgaggggtggcctgatcgaggtgtacaagattaagagagacatggacagtgtggacaaggagcagctgttccccttagttgaagggtcagtcacaaggggacatgggcggcacggtagcacagtggttagcactgctgcttcacagctccagggttccgggttcgattcccggctcgggtcactgtctgtgtggagtttgcacattctcctcgtgtctgcgtgggtttcctccgggtgctccggtttcctcccacagtccaaagatgtgcgggttaggttgattggccaggttaaaaaaaaattgccccttagagtcctgggatgcgtaggttagagagattagcgggtaaaatatgtgggggtagggcctgggtgggattgtggtcggtgcagactcgataggccgaatggcctccttctgcactgtagggtttctataggttcaaggtgagggggtttggggggatgtgagggaaaacctttttacccagaggatggtgacagtctggaacgcgctgcctgggagggtggtagaggcgggttgcctcacatcctttaaaaggtatctggatgagcacttggcaaatcataatattcaagactatgggctaaatgctggcagatgagattaggcgagagttcaggtgtttcgaatgtgtcggtgcagactcaatgggccaacgggcctcttctgtgctatatgattctatgaatgagcaGGTTGCCTGaagaggaaatgttggacaggccCAGATTATTTCCACGGGAATTTAGAAGAGTTAGGTGTGACTTGAtggaagtatataagatcctggacAAGGCAGACGTGAAGAGGATATTTCATCTTGAGTGAGCCCAGAGCACTGTTTTAGAGCAGAAATGATCAGAAATTTCTTCTGTtgcagtagaggggtcaataaccagggggcatagatgtaAGGTTTAggtgggatttgaggaaaaactttttcatccAGAGAGGGTGATGAGaatttggaactcgctgcccgaaagggtgatagaggcgggaaccctcataacatttaagaagcatttaggtgaACACTTGAAAAGCATAAAAGGCTGcagaacaagtgctggaaaatgggattaaaatggatAGGTGCTTAAAGGCCggtgtagacacaatgggccaaagggcttctttctgtgctgtaagactcCATGGATTGAGGGGATTTCCATGTTTTTTCCACTTGGGTATTCTCAAAGATCCTTAAACATATACGCACTTAATTCTGCTCATTTCAGCCATCATTCCCATTTTGAATCTCTTCAGTCTCTCCACCCTGTTGATAGGTCAGTTACCCACAAACTTCAGTAAATGTAACACTATCCCACCTTGTCATCTCCAATCTCCTTATCCTACTC of the Mustelus asterias chromosome 21, sMusAst1.hap1.1, whole genome shotgun sequence genome contains:
- the ppt1 gene encoding palmitoyl-protein thioesterase 1, with protein sequence MAALVVRCVLLLLCFVRETVSWNRNGSEPTPVVIWHGMGDSCCNPLSMGFVKKLVEQEIPGIYVLSLEIGNTIAEDMENSFFMNVNDQVALVCNILSKDKKLQNGYNAMGFSQGGQFLRAVAQRCPSPAMVKLITFGGQHQGVYGLPHCPGVSSHICNWIRKMLNLGAYSSPIQEHLVQAEYWHDPLNEDLYRNKSIFLADINQERGINASYKENLMKLKKFVMVKFLRDTMVDPVDSEWFGFYKAGQAKDTYTLKESVLYQKDRLGLKAMDKVKKLEFLTVNGDHLQFSKEWFIKNIVPYLK